The following is a genomic window from Synergistaceae bacterium.
CTTTCTTTGCGAGAGCGGGGAGTGGCTCGGATTGCTATCAATTATTTTGCGAAAACTCTTGAAACAACCGCCCTGTTCCGCCCTTGGAATTCACTGTTCCATTGAGTAGACCGTAAGCGTGATGGGAACCAGCTTGGTGTTACAAAGCGGTGTTACAAAACGGCAGAGCGTTTTTTAAGGATCCAGTGGTTGCAAGGGTTTGCGAATGCGAGGTGAATGGCTGTGAATCCCACCTTCTCCGCCATTTTTCAATCCTCGAACACGAGCCGAACGAGGAATGGTGTCCACGAGAAGACCCTCCTGTCACTATTTTACAGTTGTTGCAACGGTTATTCAGCTGTCAAGGTCCTGCGATTGTTGAGTAAATAATAAGGAGAATCCCCATGGAGATTTCGACCAGCAACAGCAAGCATCTGACCGCCCTGATAATAGCCATAATCATCCTTATTTGGGGCATAGCCCTCTTTTTGGTCAATAGGCAGTACAGCAGTAAATATGATGATTATGTTGCATATCGAAATGAAACCTTCGATAATGCAATTGACAGCGTTGTCAGAGTTTATGAAAATTTTTCCAACTTCATTTTTGCCTCCGCTATCGATAACGACCGGATCAAGGCCTACCTCTACGTGGCCAACTACGGTGATGAAGAGGAAAGGGCGAAAATAAGAAAGCAGCTGGCCGTGGAATTGCGCGAAACCCATGAACTTATTACAAAGCATAACTTCAGGCAATTTCACTTTCAGCTGGCCAACGGGGACAGCTTTTACCGCTTCCATAACCCGGGCAAATACGGTGACAACCTCCTGATCGTAAGGGAATCCATGAGGATTGCTAATCTTGAGCATAGATATGTCACAGGCTTTGAAGAAGGAAGAATTTTCAGCGGCTACCGTTTTGTCTACCCCTTAAACTACAAGGGCTATCATTCGGGGAGTATAGAGATTTCAATATCGCCCCAATGTATACTGGATGAGCTGTACTCCCTCGATAGCAACAGGGACCTAGGCTTTATCCTGTCCAAATCGGTAATGGAGGAGACAGTTTTTCTTGACGAGCAGGCCAGGTACAAGACGTGCCATATTTCAGAAGAATATGTGTATGACGTGGAGATCCTGGCAATAAACGAGGCAAGGCAGGATGGATTAAAGCTGCACCAAGAAAAAACTTTTCAGGCAAAGCTCAGAAAGCTCATTGAAAAAGACCTGCGAACCAAGGCGCCCATCACCCTGGCCATGGACTTTGACGGGAAAACGTACCTTGTCCAGTACCGCCCGATAAAGGATATATCACAACAGCCCGTCGGCTATTTTTTCAGCTACAAGGAGGACAGGCAGATCCAGGCCTTTGCAATGTCCAGAAAGGTCGTGGCCATTTTGGCTACTGTCATAATGCTGATCCTCATCCTTCTAGTTGCGTATATGCATAGAAGCCAGAGAGAAATCCAAAGAATGGCCATGACCGATAATTTAACGTCCGTTTACAACAGGCACTCTTTTTACGCCCTTGCCGGCAGGGAAATTGCAAGGGCGGACAGGACCGGCGAACCTCTCTCGATTGCCATGGTTGACATAGACTTTTTTAAAAAAGTTAATGACAACTTCGGCCATGCAATGGGGGACCAGGTGCTGAAAACAGCTGCAGGGCAGATAAAAGACAACGTCAGGAAGACCGACGTATTGGCCAGGTACGGCGGAGAGGAGTTTATCGTCCTTCTGCCTTCAACGGGCGCAAAGGACGCATATATTGTTGCGGAGAGAATAAGGAATTGCATTGAAGGTTACAGGTTTGAAAAAATGGGCGGCATCACTGTGAGCATTGGCCTTTCTGAAAGAGTTGACAAAGAAATCATCGACGATGTAATAAACAAGGCGGACACAGCCTTGTACAAGGCCAAGGAGGCCGGAAGGAACAGAACCGTTGTCTATGAATAATATCCTGTATTTTTGTACCCCCCCCTATGTCACAATAGATGTCGTTTTAAAGCCGCTGCCTGCCTAACGGACCGCATCCAGTTCGGCCTTCAGATCGTCCAGCGGCTGTTCTTCCGT
Proteins encoded in this region:
- a CDS encoding diguanylate cyclase; translated protein: MEISTSNSKHLTALIIAIIILIWGIALFLVNRQYSSKYDDYVAYRNETFDNAIDSVVRVYENFSNFIFASAIDNDRIKAYLYVANYGDEEERAKIRKQLAVELRETHELITKHNFRQFHFQLANGDSFYRFHNPGKYGDNLLIVRESMRIANLEHRYVTGFEEGRIFSGYRFVYPLNYKGYHSGSIEISISPQCILDELYSLDSNRDLGFILSKSVMEETVFLDEQARYKTCHISEEYVYDVEILAINEARQDGLKLHQEKTFQAKLRKLIEKDLRTKAPITLAMDFDGKTYLVQYRPIKDISQQPVGYFFSYKEDRQIQAFAMSRKVVAILATVIMLILILLVAYMHRSQREIQRMAMTDNLTSVYNRHSFYALAGREIARADRTGEPLSIAMVDIDFFKKVNDNFGHAMGDQVLKTAAGQIKDNVRKTDVLARYGGEEFIVLLPSTGAKDAYIVAERIRNCIEGYRFEKMGGITVSIGLSERVDKEIIDDVINKADTALYKAKEAGRNRTVVYE